A window of the Cicer arietinum cultivar CDC Frontier isolate Library 1 chromosome 6, Cicar.CDCFrontier_v2.0, whole genome shotgun sequence genome harbors these coding sequences:
- the LOC101496353 gene encoding scarecrow-like protein 34 → MDPNFSLASNFIKDYYNNFDEEGSNPNQYKTSFDEYKKYENLLDADPLGFDANMIPIEGSMVTDPSLEDTDFSETGKFISQILMEENVDQRPFYDPLDLQITERSFYDALLHQKPLSPNQHPLDIHNHTHNSDGSNSNSSLDSKPTSPDTPVSDIANHGFQFNSSAIPRTFSQPSSESVGDGLRDLNSSITNLLVQNIFSDADSVSQFRKGLEEASKFLPPQPQLLTGLESSNFNMDGEKENLFVLKGRKNHKREESYSEEEEEEGRRSNKQSAVGVVDEDELSDMFDKVLLNVEHLPLCNENDSLKNGLVKTEEPPPSNGAKARPKKQGRKKNETIDLRNLLLLCSQSVYANDNLNANELLKQIRQHSSPFGDAPQRLAHYFANGLEARLVGDGTGVQTFYSLLSSKRISTAEFLKAYQVHLSTSPFKKFAYFFATKMILKVASKAETLHIIDFGILYGFQWPILIKFLSDREGGPPKLRITGIEFPLHGFRPMERVQETGRRLANYCKRFNVPFEFNAIASRNWEKIRVEDLKINSNEVVAVNSLMRFKNLLDESIEANSPRNAVLHLIRKINPDIFTQSIVNGSYNSPFFATRFREALFHFSAIFDMLDTVIPRENEYRMMMERESFGREAMNVVACEGLQRVERPETYKQWQVRNTRAGFKQLPLNSELMAKFRTKLRQWYHKDFVFDDDNNWMLQGWKGRILYASTCWVPA, encoded by the coding sequence ATGGATCCAAACTTTTCTTTAGCTAGCAATTTCATAAAAGACTATTACAACAACTTTGATGAAGAAGGGTCTAATCCAAATCAATACAAAACAAGCTTTGATGAGTATAAAAAATACGAGAACCTCCTTGATGCTGATCCTCTTGGTTTTGATGCTAACATGATTCCTATAGAAGGTTCTATGGTGACAGATCCTTCTCTAGAAGACACTGATTTTTCAGAAACAGGAAAGTTCATAAGCCAAATCTTGATGGAAGAGAACGTTGATCAGAGACCTTTTTATGACCCACTAGACTTACAAATCACTGAGAGATCATTCTATGATGCTCTCTTACACCAAAAACCtctttccccaaatcaacacccCTTAGATATTCATAATCATACTCATAATTCTGATGGCAGTAACAGCAATAGCAGCTTGGATTCGAAACCAACTTCCCCTGATACTCCTGTTTCTGATATTGCTAATCATGGTTTTCAGTTTAATTCCAGTGCTATTCCTCGCACTTTTTCTCAACCCTCTTCAGAGAGTGTTGGTGATGGACTCAGAGATTTGAATTCTTCTATCACCAATTTGTTGGTACAAAACATTTTCAGTGATGCAGATTCTGTTTCACAATTCAGGAAAGGTTTAGAAGAAGCCAGCAAATTTCTTCCTCCGCAGCCTCAACTCTTGACTGGTTTAGAATCTTCCAATTTCAACATGGATGGGGAGAAAGAGAATCTGTTTGTGTTGAAGGGTAGAAAGAATCACAAGCGGGAAGAAAGTTAtagtgaagaagaagaagaagaagggagGAGAAGTAACAAGCAATCAGCTGTTGGTGTTGTTGATGAGGATGAATTATCAGATATGTTTGATAAAGTGTTGCTTAATGTGGAACATTTACCACTATGCAATGAGAATGATAGCTTGAAGAATGGACTGGTGAAAACGGAGGAGCCACCTCCATCTAATGGAGCGAAGGCTCGTCCTAAGAAACAAGGCAGAAAGAAGAATGAAACAATAGATTTGAGGAATCTTCTGCTTCTGTGCTCACAATCTGTGTATGCCAACGACAACTTAAATGCCAATGAACTACTTAAGCAGATTAGGCAACACTCTTCACCCTTTGGTGATGCACCACAGAGGTTGGCTCATTACTTTGCTAATGGCCTCGAGGCACGCCTTGTCGGTGATGGTACTGGTGTACAAACTTTCTATTCCTTGCTGAGCTCCAAGAGGATTAGTACTGCTGAGTTTCTGAAAGCATATCAAGTTCATCTATCTACGAGCCCATTCAAAAAGTTTGCATACTTCTTCGCAACCAAAATGATATTGAAAGTTGCTTCAAAGGCTGAAACCCTtcacataattgattttggtaTCCTTTATGGTTTTCAGTGGCCAATACTTATTAAGTTTTTATCAGATAGAGAAGGTGGACCTCCCAAACTGAGGATCACTGGGATAGAGTTCCCTTTACACGGATTTCGTCCCATGGAAAGAGTTCAGGAGACTGGTCGTCGTCTTGCAAACTATTGCAAGCGTTTCAATGTTCCCTTTGAGTTTAATGCCATAGCATCACGGAACTGGGAAAAGATTCGAGTCGAAGATCTTAAGATCAATAGCAACGAGGTAGTTGCTGTAAACTCTCTGATGAGGTTTAAGAATTTATTAGATGAGAGTATTGAAGCGAACAGTCCTAGAAATGCTGTTCTGCATTTAATCAGAAAGATAAATCCTGATATTTTTACTCAGTCTATTGTTAATGGATCATATAATTCGCCTTTCTTTGCTACACGGTTTAGGGAGGCACTGTTTCATTTTTCTGCTATTTTTGATATGCTTGACACTGTAATACCTCGGGAAAACGAATATAGGATGATGATGGAGAGGGAAAGTTTTGGTAGGGAGGCTATGAATGTTGTAGCATGTGAAGGATTACAGAGAGTTGAGAGACCTGAGACATACAAACAGTGGCAGGTTAGGAATACAAGGGCTGGTTTCAAGCAGCTTCCATTGAACTCAGAATTAATGGCTAAATTTAGGACAAAGTTAAGGCAGTGGTACCATAAAGATTTTGTATTTGATGATGACAACAATTGGATGCTTCAAGGTTGGAAAGGCCGCATTTTATATGCTTCAACATGTTGGGTGCCAGCATAA
- the LOC101513191 gene encoding scarecrow-like protein 31 — MFDKALLNVEHLPHCNEQNYWLQNEQANTEKQQPSSNRRKACPKKQDRKHEETVDLRNLLLLCSQSVYVNDTINANELLKQINQHSSPFGDATQRLSHYFANGLDARLIGDGTGAQTFFSSSSFKRITAAKFLKAYQVHYISPPFKKLAYFFANKMIMKVAAKAESLHIIDFGILYGFQWPMLIKFLSNREYGPPKLRITGIEFPLPGFRPMERIQETGRRLAKYCKRFNVPFEFNAIASWNWETIRVEDLKIKSNEVVVVNSLMRFKNLLDESIEANSPRSAVLHLIRKINPDIFTQSIVNGSYNSPFFSTWFREALFHFSAIYDMFDTVIQRENEWRMMIQKESVGREAMNVVACEGLERVERPETYKQWQVRNTRAGFKQLPLNSELMANFRTELRQWYHKDFVFDEDSNWMLQGWKGRILYASTCWVPS, encoded by the coding sequence ATGTTTGATAAAGCTTTGCTTAATGTGGAACATTTGCCACATTGCAATGAACAAAATTATTGGCTGCAGAATGAACAAGCTAACACAGAGAAGCAGCAACCTTCATCAAATAGAAGAAAGGCTTGTCCCAAGAAACAAGACAGAAAACATGAAGAAACAGTGGATTTGAGGAATCTTCTGCTTCTGTGTTCACAATCTGTGTATGTCAATGACACCATAAATGCCAATGAACTACTGAAGCAGATTAATCAACACTCTTCACCCTTTGGTGATGCAACACAACGGTTGTCTCATTACTTTGCCAATGGCCTCGATGCACGCCTTATCGGTGATGGTACTGGAGCACAAACATTCTTTTCCTCTTCTAGCTTCAAAAGGATCACTGCTGCTAAGTTTTTGAAAGCTTACCAAGTTCATTATATTAGCCCTCCATTCAAAAAACTTGCATACTTCTTTGCAAATAAAATGATTATGAAAGTTGCTGCAAAGGCTGAATCCCTTCATATTATTGATTTTGGTATTCTTTATGGTTTTCAATGGCCAATGCTTATTAAGTTTTTATCAAATAGAGAATATGGACCTCCAAAGCTGAGGATCACCGGGATAGAATTCCCCTTACCCGGCTTTCGTCCCATGGAAAGAATTCAGGAGACTGGTCGTCGTCTTGCAAAATATTGCAAGCGTTTCAATGTTCCCTTTGAGTTCAATGCCATAGCATCATGGAACTGGGAAACAATTCGAGTCGAAGATCTTAAGATCAAGAGCAACGAGGTAGTTGTTGTAAACTCTCTGATGAGGTTTAAGAATTTACTAGATGAGAGTATTGAAGCGAACAGTCCTAGAAGTGCTGTTCTGCATTTAATCAGAAAGATAAATCCTGATATTTTTACTCAGTCTATTGTTAATGGATCATATAATTCGCCTTTCTTTTCTACATGGTTTAGGGAGGCATTGTTTCATTTTTCTGCTATTTATGATATGTTTGACACTGTAATACAGCGGGAAAATGAATGGAGGATGATGATTCAGAAGGAAAGTGTTGGTAGGGAGGCTATGAATGTTGTAGCATGTGAAGGTTTAGAGAGAGTTGAGAGGCCTGAGACATACAAACAGTGGCAGGTTAGGAACACAAGGGCTGGTTTCAAGCAGCTTCCATTGAACTCAGAATTAATGGCCAATTTTAGGACAGAGTTAAGGCAATGGTACCATAAAGATTTTGTATTTGATGAAGACAGCAACTGGATGCTTCAAGGTTGGAAAGGTCGTATTTTATATGCTTCCACATGTTGGGTGCCATCATAA
- the LOC101495576 gene encoding dolichyl pyrophosphate Glc1Man9GlcNAc2 alpha-1,3-glucosyltransferase-like, translating into MGKKKLSFNDLQNSSTPKKTLGWFFLVVTCIKVLLFPSYRSTDFEVHRNWLAITHSLPLSQWYFDETSPWTLDYPPFFAYFERFLSILAYQVDPQIVHLQEGLNYSSNKVVFFQRATIILSDLSLLYGVYRLTQKLDLRMQKLIWSLVIWSPMLLIVDHVHFQYNGFLIGILLISLSYLEEGRDLLGGFVFAVLLCFKHLFAVAAPVYFIYLLRHYCWGGIVRGFSRLLIMGGLVATVFAFAFGPFFHLGQIQQVIQRLFPFGRGLCHAYWAPNFWVFYIMSDKGLAFILRKLGFNIQIPAASFTAGLVGDASPFAVLPRITPSMTFIMVLLALSPCLFKAWKNPRPQMITRWIAYAYTCGFLFGWHVHEKASLHFVIPLAFVAAQTREDAKHYFLLSIVSCYSLFPLLFEAQEYPIKVLLLLLHFILMRSGFSAQFYNRDETRATSGHTKKTVDQFESEGSLSVDVKNNGFVIGLIERIYLAGLVVVEIWGQFLHPLLFGDKLAFMPLMLISVYCALGIMYSWIWQLRSIVKSH; encoded by the exons ATGGGAAAAAAGAAACTAAGCTTCAATGATCTCCAAAATTCTAGTACACCCAAAAAAACTCTGGGCTGGTTTTTTCTTGTAGTTACCTGTATAAAAGTTCTCCTTTTCCCATCTTACCGCAGTACAGACTTTGAGGTGCACCGCAACTGGCTGGCTATAACCCATTCCCTCCCTCTTTCCCAGTGGTACTTTGATGAGACCAGTCCATGGACTCTAGATTACCCACCATTCTTTGCCTATTTTGAGCGCTTTCTATCAATTTTAGCTTACCAAGTTGATCCTCAAATAGTGCATCTTCAGGAGGGCCTGAATTATAGCTCAAATAAGGTGGTTTTTTTTCAAAGAGCTACCATAATACTCTCTGATTTGTCCCTTCTTTATGGAGTTTATAGACTTACTCAGAAACTGGATTTGAGAATGCAAAAGTTGATATGGTCATTGGTTATTTGGTCACCGATGCTTTTAATAGTGGACCATGTGCATTTCCAATACAATGGATTTCTCATTGGCATTTTGCTGATTTCACTTTCATATTTGGAGGAAGGAAGGGATTTGTTAGGTGGCTTTGTTTTTGCTGTTCTTCTGTGCTTTAAACATTTATTTGCAGTGGCAGCAcctgtttattttatttatttgttgaggCACTATTGTTGGGGTGGAATTGTACGAGGCTTTAGTCGACTCTTGATTATGGGAGGTTTGGTTGCGACAGTGTTTGCATTTGCATTTGGGCCATTTTTCCACCTTGGACAg ATACAACAAGTCATCCAACGATTGTTTCCATTTGGCAGGGGGCTTTGCCATGCATACTGGGCCCCAAATTTTTGGGTATTCTATATCATGTCTGACAAAGGACTTGCTTTCATACTCAGAAAACTTGGGTTTAATATCCAGATACCAGCAGCTTCATTCACTGCTGGGCTAGTAGGGGATGCCTCACCTTTTGCTGTACTACCTCGG ATCACTCCATCTATGACCTTTATAATGGTTCTGCTTGCCTTATCTCCTTGTCTTTTCAAGGCTTGGAAGAATCCACGGCCACAGATGATTACCAGATGGATAGCCTATGCTTATACCTGTGGTTTTCTTTTTGGGTGGCATGTGCATGAGAAGGCATCGCTCCATTTTGTAATTCCACTTGCCTTTGTTGCAGCACAAACCCGGGAGGATGCCAAACATTACTTTTTGCTGTCAATAG TGTCTTGCTATTCACTTTTTCCGCTACTATTTGAGGCACAAGAGTATCCTATCAAAGTTCTGTTGCTGCTTCTTCACTTCATTTTGATGAGGTCAGGCTTTTCAGCGCAATTTTACAATAGGGATGAAACAAGAGCAACCTCTGGTCACACAAAGAAAACAGTTGATCAATTTGAATCTGAAGGTAGTTTAAGTGTGGATGTGAAGAATAATGGTTTTGTTATTGGCTTGATTGAGAGGATTTATCTGGCTGGTCTTGTAGTTGTAGAGATATGGGGCCAATTTTTACACCCTCTGCTTTTTGGTGATAAGCTTGCATTTATGCCCCTTATGTTGATCTCTGTATACTGTGCTTTAGGGATCATGTACTCTTGGATTTGGCAGTTAAGATCCATAGTTAAATCTCATTAA
- the LOC101491915 gene encoding scarecrow-like protein 33: protein MFCGKLATMTSVTDPSLEDTDFLETIKFISQILMEENVEQLPVYDSLSLQITEKSFHDALFHKTSQNPLDIHNSNAGTSNTHNSPDTILGDHGFQFNSSAIPHTFSNSVSDGLRDLDTSITNMLAQNIFSDADSVSQFRKGLEEATKFLPPQPQLLTALESSHFNKIGEKDNHPLVLKGRKNHEREEIDTKEEEERSNKQLALGVVDEDELSEMFDKALLNVEHLPHCNEQNYWLQNEQANTEKQQPSSNRRKACPKKQDRKHEETVDLRNLLLLCSQSVYVNDTINANELLKQIKQHSSPFGDATQRLSHYFANGLNARLIGDGTIKILYLMKTATGCFKVGKVVFYMLPHVGCHHN, encoded by the coding sequence ATGTTCTGTGGCAAGTTGGCAACCATGACCTCAGTGACAGATCCTTCCCTAGAAGACACTGATTTTTTAGAAACCATAAAGTTCATAAGCCAAATCCTGATGGAAGAGAATGTTGAACAGTTACCTGTTTATGACTCACTTAGCTTGCAAATCACTGAGAAATCATTCCATGATGCTCTCTTTCACAAAACATCTCAAAACCCCTTAGATATTCATAACTCCAATGCTGGAACATCCAACACCCATAATTCCCCTGATACTATTCTTGGTGATCATGGTTTTCAATTTAACTCCAGTGCAATTCCTCACACTTTCTCAAATAGTGTTAGTGATGGACTCAGAGATTTGGATACTTCAATTACAAATATGTTGGCACAAAACATATTCAGTGATGCCGATTCTGTTTCCCAATTCAGGAAAGGTTTAGAAGAAGCCACCAAGTTTCTTCCACCACAGCCTCAACTCTTAACTGCTCTAGAGTCATCCCATTTCAATAAAATTGGAGAGAAAGATAATCATCCACTTGTATTGAAAGGTAGAAAGAATCACGAGCGCGAAGAAATTGATactaaagaagaagaagagagaagTAACAAGCAATTAGCACTTGGTGTTGTTGATGAGGATGAGTTATCAGAAATGTTTGATAAAGCTTTGCTTAATGTGGAACATTTGCCACATTGCAATGAACAAAATTATTGGCTGCAGAATGAACAAGCTAACACAGAGAAGCAGCAACCTTCATCAAATAGAAGAAAGGCTTGTCCCAAGAAACAAGACAGAAAACATGAAGAAACAGTGGATTTGAGGAATCTTCTGCTTCTGTGTTCACAATCTGTGTATGTCAATGACACCATAAATGCCAATGAACTACTGAAGCAGATTAAGCAACACTCTTCACCCTTTGGTGATGCAACACAACGGTTGTCTCATTACTTTGCCAATGGCCTCAATGCACGCCTTATCGGCGATGGTACCATAAAGATTTTGTATTTGATGAAGACAGCAACTGGATGCTTCAAGGTTGGAAAGGTCGTATTTTATATGCTTCCACATGTTGGGTGCCATCATAATTAA
- the LOC101491604 gene encoding scarecrow-like protein 14, which translates to MFSTDTLVGNFPDSVCMFGNIPVSVFSSQNPENGFKVEDSDSTSPSNHSESSESSKYSNPILRYISDILMDEEDDLERKPCMLQDCLRLQAAEKSFFDVLGQNKPNQQYQDFTLDDNFGGGIGISTSSECYSNSSNTTDNSIVDYDSQENTYEVLDGMPHNQFRDTDTQGVFHFPNGDWKMNEEGTMVWGSRGSREKRGHLMNGVDISHEEDLRSSKISAVYYDDTELSEMFDEVLLCRDGKSPSFLCANSESSNSQISSSGGSKSNGKTSRSKKGSNKGTANLTTTVDLWTLLTQCAQAVGGYDQSNANEILKQIRQHSSPHGDGLQRLAHYFANGLEARLFAGTPMYKLLSSASSADMLKAYKVYITASPFQRMSNFLANRTILKLAQNKSSLHIIDFGVFYGFQWPCLIQRLSERAGGPPRLRITGVDLPQPGFRPAERVEETGRRLEKYCKRFGVPFEYNCLAQKWDTIRLEDLKIDREEVTVVNCLYRLKNLSDETVTANCPRDAVLGLIRRINPNIFIHGVVNGTYNAPFFLTRFREALFHFSSLFDMLEATVPREDPYRLMFEKGLFGRDAVNVVACEGAERVERPETYKQWQVRNKRARFKQVPLEPELVDKVKEMVKKEYSKDFVVDEDGKWVLQGWKGRILHAVSCWVPA; encoded by the coding sequence ATGTTTTCTACAGATACCCTTGTGGGGAATTTTCCTGATTCAGTGTGTATGTTTGGAAACATTCCTGTGTCTGTTTTCTCAAGCCAGAATCCAGAAAATGGGTTCAAGGTggaagattcagattcaacatcCCCTTCAAACCATTCAGAATCTTCTGAGAGTAGTAAATATTCTAATCCTATTCTTAGATACATAAGTGATATCCTCatggatgaagaagatgatttggAACGCAAACCCTGCATGTTGCAGGATTGTTTGAGACTCCAAGCTgctgaaaaatcattttttgatgTTCTAGGTCAAAATAAACCCAACCAACAGTACCAAGATTTTACTTTAGATGATAATTTTGGTGGAGGAATAGGAATTAGTACTAGTTCTGAATGCTATAGTAATAGTAGTAACACCACTGATAATTCTATTGTTGATTATGATTCCCAAGAAAACACCTATGAGGTACTTGATGGAATGCCTCATAATCAATTTAGAGACACTGATACACAAGGTGTTTTCCATTTTCCAAATGGTGATTGGAAGATGAATGAAGAGGGTACTATGGTTTGGGGTTCTAGAGGGTCAAGGGAAAAGAGAGGTCATCTAATGAATGGTGTTGATATCTCACATGAAGAAGATCTGAGAAGTAGCAAGATTTCAGCTGTTTATTATGATGATACTGAGTTATCAGAGATGTTTGATGAGGTACTTCTTTGTAGGGATGGTAAAAGTCCATCCTTTTTGTGTGCCAATTCTGAATCATCAAATTCACAGATTTCTAGTTCAGGAGGATCTAAATCTAATGGAAAAACATCGCGTTCTAAGAAAGGTTCCAATAAGGGTACTGCAAATCTAACTACTACAGTAGATTTATGGACTTTATTAACTCAATGTGCACAAGCTGTTGGTGGCTACGATCAAAGCAATGCAAATGAAATACTTAAGCAGATTAGGCAGCATTCTTCGCCTCATGGCGATGGACTCCAGCGTTTAGCTCATTACTTCGCCAATGGCCTTGAAGCGCGATTATTTGCTGGGACACCGATGTATAAACTCCTAAGTTCAGCATCTTCTGCAGATATGTTAAAAGCCTATAAAGTATACATCACAGCATCTCCATTTCAAAGGATGTCAAATTTCTTAGCCAACAGAACTATTCTGAAGCTGGCACAAAATAAAAGTAGTCTTCACATTATTGACTTTGGTGTTTTCTATGGCTTCCAGTGGCCTTGTCTTATTCAGCGTCTTTCAGAAAGAGCCGGCGGGCCTCCAAGGCTTCGTATCACAGGAGTTGATCTTCCTCAGCCAGGATTTAGGCCTGCGGAAAGGGTTGAGGAGACGGGTCGGCGGCTTGAGAAGTACTGCAAGAGATTTGGAGTTCCATTTGAGTACAATTGCCTAGCACAGAAATGGGACACTATAAGACTCGAGGATCTCAAGATTGATAGAGAAGAAGTAACAGTTGTTAACTGTTTATACAGATTGAAGAACCTTTCAGATGAAACGGTGACGGCGAATTGTCCAAGAGATGCTGTGTTGGGGTTGATCAGGAGGATTAATCCAAACATCTTCATACATGGTGTAGTGAATGGAACTTATAATGCACCATTTTTTCTTACTAGGTTCAGAGAAGCACTGTTCCATTTCTCATCATTGTTTGATATGCTTGAGGCTACTGTGCCGCGCGAAGATCCATATAGGTTGATGTTTGAGAAAGGGTTGTTTGGAAGGGATGCAGTAAATGTGGTAGCTTGTGAGGGAGCAGAGAGAGTTGAAAGGCCAGAGACTTACAAGCAGTGGCAGGTTAGGAACAAGAGAGCAAGGTTTAAGCAAGTCCCATTGGAACCAGAATTGGTGGATAAAGTGAAAGAAATGGTGAAGAAGGAAtattcaaaagattttgtagTTGATGAGGATGGGAAGTGGGTTTTGCAGGGATGGAAAGGGCGTATTCTGCATGCTGTTTCTTGTTGGGTTCCTGCTTAA